The DNA window ACCCCAGAACAGGCCGCGCTGGTGCTTGGTGCCCTGGGACCAGAAGTCCACCAGGATGATGCGCAGGCCGTTGAGGGCATGGAAGAGGATCGCGCCGACGAGGCCGACCTCGCCGAGGCCGAACACCACTGTCTTGTAGTGCCCGATCACCTCGTTGTAGGCCTCGGGGGAGACGCGGACGAGAGCGGTGTCCAGGACGTGCACCAGCAGGAACAGGAAGATGAGCATTCCTGAGATGCGGTGGGCGACCCAGGACCACATGCCCTCGCGACCGCGATAGAGCGTCCCGGATTGGGCGGAAGCCACGGAGTTCCTCCAGAAGCGTCGGGATGGCGCCGGGAACGGTGAGGAGATGCCGTGGCGTGCGGCCAGCCGACCGCCGGAACGACGCTCCGGACGGCGATCGCGCCGTGGACCGCCCACGAGCGGGCATTTCACGACACGGCGACATCATCATCGCCCCCGACAGGGGCCTCTTCAGCGTAGCACCAGGCAGGGGCTGTGCCGTGCGTCGGCGGCCGAGTCCTGACGGTCGTCCTCGGGCCCCGCCCCGACCGCCTCGGGCATGGCTACGCTGGGCCGATGCCCGCCTCTCCCTTCGTGCCCGTGATCCCCGCCGGCGGCGCCGGGACCCGACTGTGGCCGCTCTCACGCCGCTCCCGCCCGAAATTCCTGTTGGATCTGACCGGCGACGGGCGCTCCCTCCTCCAGAGCACCGTGGAGCGGCTCCTGCCCCTGGCCGACCATCCGCCGATCGTGGTGACCGGCGTCGATCAC is part of the Brachybacterium ginsengisoli genome and encodes:
- the sdhC gene encoding succinate dehydrogenase, cytochrome b556 subunit, yielding MASAQSGTLYRGREGMWSWVAHRISGMLIFLFLLVHVLDTALVRVSPEAYNEVIGHYKTVVFGLGEVGLVGAILFHALNGLRIILVDFWSQGTKHQRGLFWGVVVLWVVLMAGFLPRHLMHMFGA